A region of Cellulophaga sp. RHA19 DNA encodes the following proteins:
- a CDS encoding glutamate-5-semialdehyde dehydrogenase produces MKLLSSKIKNDVLESMIKIIDNDREKILEENKKDIEAFNKEDQALLDRLIVNNSKIDGMIKAITEVKNQEDPVNQEISSLTLDSGLVVTNKTAPFGTILIIYESRPDVTIEAAVLAFKANNKILLKGGKEALYSNNILEKCWHKALEENNVSTDWIKLLHLKREETQDFLKNPPEKLDLIVPRGGERLIKFVKEHTSCAVLVSGRGNNFLYVAEDANWTKAINVIVNAKTDKISGCNALDKVLINKNITNYEAKIKELEQVLDQLNVSIITDNKTSKIIPNNQEIKKNSTWSQEFLSLKILIGEVANLDDAIKKINTYSGGHSAAILTEDKQKADTFMQQVDSAAVYHNASTRFTDGGQMGVGAELAISTDKLHHRGPLGLKQLVTNKYYVFGDGHIRE; encoded by the coding sequence ATGAAATTATTAAGCTCCAAAATAAAAAATGACGTTCTAGAGTCAATGATTAAAATTATTGATAATGACAGAGAAAAAATTCTAGAAGAGAATAAAAAAGATATTGAAGCTTTTAACAAAGAAGATCAAGCACTTTTAGACCGTTTAATAGTTAATAATAGCAAAATAGACGGAATGATTAAAGCTATTACGGAAGTAAAAAACCAAGAAGACCCTGTTAATCAAGAAATATCTAGCCTAACTTTAGATAGTGGATTAGTAGTTACCAACAAAACAGCCCCATTTGGCACTATACTTATTATTTACGAGTCTAGACCAGATGTTACAATAGAGGCTGCAGTTTTAGCTTTTAAAGCAAACAATAAAATTTTATTAAAAGGAGGTAAAGAAGCCCTATACAGTAACAACATACTAGAAAAGTGTTGGCATAAAGCATTAGAAGAAAATAATGTATCTACAGACTGGATTAAGCTTTTACACTTAAAAAGAGAAGAAACACAAGATTTTTTAAAAAACCCTCCTGAAAAGCTAGATTTAATTGTGCCTAGAGGAGGCGAACGTTTAATAAAATTTGTAAAAGAACATACTAGTTGTGCTGTTTTAGTAAGTGGTCGTGGTAATAATTTTTTATATGTTGCTGAAGATGCAAACTGGACTAAAGCAATAAATGTAATTGTAAACGCAAAAACTGATAAAATATCTGGTTGTAACGCATTAGATAAAGTGTTAATTAATAAAAACATTACTAATTACGAGGCTAAAATTAAAGAGTTAGAGCAAGTATTAGATCAACTAAATGTTAGTATTATAACAGATAACAAAACGTCTAAAATAATACCCAATAACCAAGAGATTAAAAAAAATAGTACTTGGTCTCAAGAATTTTTATCATTAAAAATTCTTATTGGTGAGGTTGCCAATTTAGATGATGCTATAAAAAAAATTAATACTTACTCTGGTGGTCACTCTGCTGCTATTTTAACTGAGGACAAACAAAAAGCAGATACATTTATGCAACAAGTAGACAGTGCAGCTGTATACCATAATGCATCAACCAGATTTACAGATGGCGGACAAATGGGTGTTGGTGCTGAGCTTGCAATTAGTACTGATAAATTACACCATAGAGGGCCACTTGGATTAAAACAATTGGTAACTAATAAATATTATGTCTTTGGAGACGGACACATAAGAGAATAG
- the proB gene encoding glutamate 5-kinase gives MEVKRVVVKVGTNVLTNKDNRILGPILKELVRQISVLYERDIMVVLVSSGSAIAGKEILGETNITDKSTRRQVYSSVGQPRLMRHYYSLFSDYGMRCAQVLATKRDFDLGIHRDNMINCYEGLLSEGIIPIANEDDAVSVTMSIFSDNDELASLVAELIDADRLIILSDTDGLYTGHPDDKNSKKISQVTHDQDVEQYVKASGKKEGEGRGGMASKLKIAKSTAKKEIPTYIANGKKQNVIVDIIDNKKIGTKFIH, from the coding sequence ATGGAAGTAAAAAGAGTAGTTGTAAAAGTAGGTACTAATGTACTTACAAATAAAGACAATAGAATTTTAGGGCCAATTTTAAAAGAACTTGTACGCCAAATCTCTGTTTTATATGAAAGAGATATCATGGTTGTGTTGGTATCATCTGGATCTGCAATTGCAGGAAAAGAAATATTAGGGGAAACTAATATCACAGACAAATCTACAAGAAGACAAGTGTACTCTTCTGTTGGTCAACCAAGATTAATGAGGCATTATTACAGTCTTTTTAGTGATTACGGTATGCGATGTGCGCAGGTATTAGCAACTAAAAGAGATTTTGATTTAGGAATACATAGGGACAATATGATTAATTGTTATGAAGGTTTACTGTCTGAAGGCATAATACCAATTGCCAATGAAGATGATGCTGTTTCTGTAACAATGTCTATATTTTCTGACAATGATGAATTAGCAAGCTTAGTTGCCGAGTTAATAGATGCTGATAGACTTATTATTTTATCAGATACTGATGGCTTATATACTGGACACCCAGACGATAAAAACTCTAAAAAAATTAGCCAAGTTACACATGATCAAGATGTAGAACAATATGTTAAAGCAAGTGGAAAAAAAGAAGGAGAAGGCCGTGGTGGTATGGCTTCAAAATTAAAAATAGCTAAAAGCACCGCTAAAAAAGAGATTCCTACTTACATAGCAAATGGTAAAAAACAAAATGTTATTGTAGATATTATTGATAACAAAAAAATAGGAACAAAATTTATTCATTAA
- the fbaA gene encoding class II fructose-bisphosphate aldolase: MAHNIKPGVATGDQVQEIFNYAKEKGFALPAVNVIGSDTINSVMETAASLNAPVIIQFSNGGAQFNAGKGLSNEDQKAAIAGAVAGAKHVHELAKVYGATVILHTDHCAKKLLPWIDGLLDASEAHYKETGKSLFSSHMIDLSEEPIEENIEICKEYLARMAKMDMTLEIELGITGGEEDGVDNSDVDDSKLYTQPEEVAYAYEELSKVSPKFTIAAAFGNVHGVYKPGNVKLTPKILLNSQEYITKKYNVEENHIDFVFHGGSGSTLEEIREAIGYGVIKMNIDTDLQYAFLEGVRDYVLGKKDYLQAQIGNPDGADVPNKKFYDPRVWLREGEKTFSTRLKKAFEDLNNVNTL; encoded by the coding sequence ATGGCTCACAACATTAAACCTGGAGTTGCTACAGGCGACCAAGTACAAGAAATTTTTAACTACGCAAAAGAAAAAGGCTTTGCCTTACCTGCAGTTAATGTAATTGGATCTGACACAATTAATAGTGTTATGGAAACAGCAGCAAGCTTAAACGCTCCTGTAATTATTCAATTCTCTAACGGAGGTGCTCAATTTAACGCTGGTAAAGGGTTATCTAATGAAGACCAAAAAGCAGCTATTGCTGGTGCAGTTGCAGGTGCAAAACACGTGCATGAATTAGCAAAAGTTTACGGTGCTACTGTTATTTTGCACACAGACCACTGTGCTAAAAAACTATTACCCTGGATAGATGGTTTATTAGATGCTAGTGAAGCACATTATAAAGAAACAGGAAAATCTTTATTTAGTTCTCATATGATAGATTTATCTGAAGAGCCAATTGAAGAAAACATAGAAATTTGTAAAGAGTATCTTGCTAGAATGGCAAAAATGGATATGACTTTAGAAATTGAATTAGGTATTACTGGTGGAGAAGAAGATGGTGTAGATAATTCTGATGTAGATGATTCTAAACTATACACACAACCAGAAGAAGTTGCTTATGCTTACGAAGAACTATCTAAAGTAAGCCCTAAGTTTACAATTGCTGCTGCATTTGGTAATGTACACGGTGTGTATAAGCCAGGTAATGTAAAATTAACTCCAAAAATTTTATTAAATTCACAGGAGTATATCACTAAAAAGTACAATGTAGAAGAAAATCATATTGATTTTGTTTTTCACGGAGGATCTGGTTCTACATTAGAAGAAATTAGAGAAGCAATTGGTTACGGAGTAATAAAAATGAATATTGATACAGATTTACAATACGCATTTTTAGAAGGTGTTAGAGATTATGTATTGGGTAAAAAAGACTATTTACAAGCACAAATAGGAAACCCAGATGGTGCAGATGTACCTAATAAAAAGTTTTACGATCCAAGAGTTTGGCTTCGTGAAGGAGAGAAAACGTTTAGTACACGTTTAAAGAAAGCATTTGAGGATCTTAATAATGTAAATACATTATAA
- a CDS encoding VWA domain-containing protein, whose translation MKTRRTLAALTLLITCTLLQSCYVAKKSNDFFGIETSNLNTLYLIDVSGSMEGIDEGSIKDQVMREAGNKAGNQVSKVIGGKIGNLLGKQVTKEATKLGAVKRKLIPAIKGLPDGKKFVVFTFNNDVTKQATGFRVASNTSRTSSNIFVQNLKANGGTNTLEGLLEALSTTDVQEIVLMSDGLPNSGPESVLEEIRKVNTNNIIIHTIAFGEDADLNFMRTLAQENNGVSITSKM comes from the coding sequence ATGAAAACAAGAAGAACACTAGCCGCATTAACACTACTAATTACCTGTACACTATTACAGTCTTGTTACGTTGCTAAAAAATCTAATGACTTTTTTGGAATTGAAACCTCTAACCTTAACACTTTGTATCTTATAGATGTATCTGGAAGTATGGAAGGTATAGATGAAGGCTCTATAAAAGATCAAGTAATGAGAGAAGCTGGTAACAAAGCAGGCAATCAGGTGAGTAAAGTTATTGGTGGTAAAATTGGAAATTTACTAGGTAAGCAAGTAACCAAAGAAGCTACAAAATTAGGCGCTGTAAAACGCAAATTAATACCTGCTATTAAAGGTTTACCAGATGGCAAAAAATTTGTTGTTTTTACTTTTAATAATGATGTTACAAAACAAGCTACAGGATTTAGGGTTGCAAGTAACACTTCTAGAACATCATCAAACATTTTTGTTCAAAATTTAAAAGCTAACGGAGGCACCAATACGCTAGAAGGTTTGCTAGAAGCATTATCTACGACAGACGTGCAAGAAATTGTTTTAATGAGTGACGGCTTACCTAACAGCGGGCCAGAATCTGTATTAGAAGAAATTAGAAAAGTAAATACCAACAATATTATTATACATACTATTGCTTTTGGTGAAGATGCAGACTTAAACTTTATGAGGACTTTAGCTCAAGAAAACAATGGTGTTTCAATCACCTCTAAAATGTAA
- a CDS encoding polyribonucleotide nucleotidyltransferase produces MIPKVFKEVIDLGDGREISIETGKLAKQAHGSVVVQSGNCMLLCTLVSNYKQSDVDFLPLTVDYREKFASAGRYPGGFFKREARPSDGEVLTMRLVDRVLRPLFPKDYHAETQVMIQLMSHDENVMPDAMAGLAASAAIQLSDVPFETPISEARVGRINGEFIINPTRAQLEESDIDMMIGASADSVMMVEGEMLEISEEEMAEAIKFAHEAIKAQCAAQVKLAEAFGKKDTREYDAERSDDDLAKKIHDMAYDKVYAVAKAGSSKHERTTAFGEIKEEIKATFSEEELADYGGLVSKYYAKAEKAAIRNLTLDEGLRLDGRKTDEIRPIWCEVDYLPSTHGSSIFTRGETQALATVTLGTSREANQIDMPSYEGEERFYLHYNFPPFSTGEARPLRGTSRREVGHGNLAQRALKNMVPADCPYTVRVVSEVLESNGSSSMATVCAGTMALMDAGVQLKKPVSGIAMGLISDAETGKYAVLSDILGDEDHLGDMDFKVTGTADGITACQMDIKVKGLSYEILVNALKQARDGRLHILGKLTDTISAPAGDVKSHSPKMITRRIPNEFIGALIGPGGKVIQELQKETGTTIVINEDPVTEEGVVEILGTGQDGIDAVLAKIDSLLFKPEKGSVYEVKVIKMLDFGAVVEYTEAPGNEVLLHVSELAWERTENVTDVVNMGDVFDVKYFGVDPRTRKEKVSRKALLPKPEGYVERAPRENKGRNDNRGRDNRGRDNRRDDRKPREDKKED; encoded by the coding sequence ATGATTCCAAAAGTATTTAAAGAGGTCATAGACCTTGGGGACGGTAGAGAAATTTCTATTGAAACCGGAAAATTAGCAAAACAGGCCCACGGTTCTGTTGTTGTTCAATCTGGAAATTGTATGTTACTGTGTACGTTAGTATCTAACTACAAACAAAGTGATGTAGATTTTCTTCCTTTAACGGTAGATTACCGTGAAAAGTTTGCTTCTGCAGGTCGTTACCCAGGAGGTTTCTTTAAAAGAGAAGCAAGACCTAGTGATGGTGAAGTTTTAACTATGCGTTTAGTAGACCGTGTTTTACGTCCACTTTTCCCAAAAGATTACCATGCAGAAACTCAAGTTATGATACAGTTAATGTCTCATGACGAAAACGTAATGCCAGACGCTATGGCTGGTTTAGCTGCTTCTGCTGCTATTCAGTTATCAGATGTTCCTTTTGAAACTCCTATTTCTGAAGCAAGAGTTGGTCGTATTAATGGTGAATTTATCATTAACCCAACTAGAGCTCAATTAGAAGAATCTGACATTGATATGATGATTGGTGCCTCTGCCGACTCTGTAATGATGGTAGAAGGTGAAATGCTAGAAATTTCTGAAGAAGAAATGGCAGAAGCTATTAAATTTGCTCATGAAGCTATTAAAGCACAATGTGCAGCTCAAGTAAAATTAGCTGAGGCATTTGGTAAAAAAGATACACGTGAATATGATGCTGAAAGATCTGATGATGATTTAGCAAAGAAAATTCATGATATGGCATATGACAAAGTATATGCTGTAGCTAAGGCTGGTTCTTCTAAACACGAGAGAACTACTGCTTTTGGCGAAATTAAAGAAGAAATTAAAGCTACTTTTTCTGAAGAAGAATTAGCAGATTACGGTGGCTTGGTATCTAAATATTATGCTAAGGCAGAAAAAGCTGCAATACGTAACTTAACTTTAGATGAAGGTTTACGTTTAGATGGTCGTAAGACTGATGAAATTAGACCAATCTGGTGTGAGGTAGACTACCTACCATCTACCCACGGTTCTTCTATTTTTACACGTGGAGAAACTCAAGCTTTAGCAACAGTTACTTTAGGTACATCTAGAGAAGCAAACCAAATAGATATGCCATCTTACGAAGGTGAAGAGCGTTTTTATTTACATTACAACTTCCCTCCTTTCTCAACTGGTGAGGCACGTCCTTTAAGAGGTACTTCTCGTCGTGAGGTTGGTCACGGTAATTTAGCACAACGTGCTTTAAAAAATATGGTTCCTGCAGATTGTCCTTACACTGTACGTGTAGTATCTGAAGTATTAGAATCTAACGGTTCTTCTTCTATGGCAACTGTTTGTGCTGGTACAATGGCATTAATGGATGCGGGTGTACAACTTAAAAAGCCGGTTTCTGGTATTGCTATGGGATTAATTTCTGATGCAGAAACAGGTAAATACGCTGTATTATCTGATATTTTAGGTGATGAAGATCACTTAGGAGATATGGACTTTAAAGTTACTGGTACTGCAGACGGTATTACTGCTTGCCAAATGGATATTAAAGTAAAAGGTCTTTCTTATGAAATTCTTGTAAACGCTTTAAAACAAGCTCGTGATGGTCGTTTACATATCTTAGGAAAATTAACAGATACTATTTCTGCTCCTGCTGGAGATGTTAAGTCTCACTCACCAAAAATGATCACTAGAAGAATTCCTAACGAATTTATTGGTGCATTAATTGGTCCAGGTGGTAAAGTTATTCAAGAGCTTCAAAAAGAAACAGGTACAACTATTGTTATCAATGAAGATCCTGTTACTGAAGAAGGTGTTGTAGAAATTTTAGGTACAGGACAAGATGGTATTGATGCTGTTTTAGCTAAAATTGACTCTTTACTGTTTAAGCCAGAAAAAGGTAGTGTATACGAAGTAAAAGTAATTAAAATGTTAGATTTTGGTGCTGTTGTAGAATATACAGAAGCTCCAGGAAACGAAGTTTTATTACACGTATCTGAGTTAGCTTGGGAGCGTACAGAAAATGTTACTGATGTTGTAAATATGGGTGACGTTTTTGATGTAAAATACTTTGGTGTAGACCCAAGAACACGTAAAGAAAAAGTATCTAGAAAAGCTTTATTACCTAAACCAGAAGGTTATGTAGAAAGAGCTCCTAGAGAAAATAAAGGACGTAATGACAACAGAGGTAGAGATAATCGCGGACGTGATAATCGTCGTGACGATCGCAAACCTAGAGAAGATAAAAAAGAAGATTAA
- the proC gene encoding pyrroline-5-carboxylate reductase, whose translation MKVLVIGAGNMGLTYSEGMSKSPLLNKHKLRIYDTDPKKIETLRENPAFNVFKSLEDCLPQSDLIFIAVKPFHSDDLFAKMKTMLNNQQIIVSLMAGVTIQSIQERLAITKVIRTMPNLPAQVGKGVTSYTESKDVSKIELLMVRNLLDTTGTSIHVKTENFIDASTGISGSGPAYVFYFMQSMLEAALKMGFSDYDSKVLVSSTFEGAIELFNQNDISPKKWIDRVASKGGTTQAAIDSMEDNNVKQLIQDAAYAAFNRAIEMGKEK comes from the coding sequence ATGAAAGTATTAGTAATTGGTGCAGGTAATATGGGATTAACATACTCAGAAGGTATGTCTAAATCTCCACTTTTAAACAAACACAAACTTAGAATTTACGACACCGATCCAAAAAAAATTGAAACCCTTAGAGAAAATCCAGCATTTAATGTTTTTAAAAGCCTAGAAGATTGTTTACCACAATCTGATTTAATTTTTATTGCTGTAAAGCCTTTTCATAGTGATGATTTGTTTGCTAAAATGAAAACTATGCTTAACAATCAGCAAATAATTGTATCCTTAATGGCTGGGGTTACTATACAATCTATTCAAGAGAGGTTAGCTATAACCAAAGTAATACGTACAATGCCTAATTTACCGGCACAAGTTGGTAAAGGGGTTACATCGTACACAGAATCTAAAGATGTTTCTAAAATAGAACTATTAATGGTTCGTAATTTGTTAGACACTACCGGAACATCAATCCACGTTAAAACAGAAAATTTTATAGATGCTTCTACAGGTATTTCTGGTAGCGGACCTGCCTATGTATTTTATTTTATGCAATCTATGTTAGAGGCTGCTTTAAAAATGGGATTCTCAGACTATGATTCTAAAGTTCTTGTGAGTAGCACTTTTGAAGGCGCTATAGAACTATTTAACCAAAATGACATATCACCTAAAAAATGGATAGATCGTGTTGCTTCTAAAGGTGGTACAACCCAAGCTGCAATAGACTCTATGGAAGACAACAATGTAAAACAGCTTATACAAGATGCTGCTTACGCCGCATTTAATAGAGCCATAGAAATGGGTAAAGAAAAATAA
- the rpsO gene encoding 30S ribosomal protein S15 has product MYLTKEVKTEIFKKHGKNEKDSGTAEAQIALFTHRINHLTGHLRRNHKDYNTERSLVKLVGKRRSLLDYLIKKDIVRYRAIIAELGIRK; this is encoded by the coding sequence ATGTATTTAACAAAAGAAGTAAAAACCGAAATCTTTAAGAAACACGGTAAAAACGAAAAAGATTCTGGTACTGCAGAAGCACAAATTGCTTTGTTTACACACAGAATTAACCACTTAACTGGTCACTTAAGAAGAAATCACAAAGATTACAACACTGAGCGTTCTCTAGTTAAATTGGTAGGTAAAAGAAGAAGTCTTCTAGATTACTTAATCAAAAAAGATATTGTACGTTACCGTGCAATTATTGCAGAATTAGGTATTAGAAAATAA
- the tamL gene encoding translocation and assembly module lipoprotein TamL, with protein MKMRLRNTKHFAKISLLLLVIAITSCNALKKVEDDELLLTKNTITADGKKIKSEEAFSLISQKPNSNLLGYPLRLNLYNLAKDNPDSLYQVWLHKKPKRVERLNKFLSKKQVDGLGESFMVKGASQWLKNIGESPAIIDTSKSAKSAKLLKSYYDSKGYFDTKSSYQIDSINKKQRAHINYKLQLGDPYIIDSITKTISSKTLDSIYNLNVENSFLKENEQYNASNLYKERERLTNLFRNTGIFNFQENSIIYDIPSDSTLKPISKKMEVELRISNLKQRGENKLTEYKIYKFDTINIYTDYFFGDDISKMKSIKYDNYTLFYKDKLKYKPKAITNAIFIKKDSIYREINKSRTYKQISNLNTFKYPNITFDTLTSKLNTNIYLSPLKKYTLETNVEGTHSNIQRLGAALSTSLNIKNVFGGAETLSISARGSVGVLSEVNNPNENSVSEIGADVNLTVPRIWMPFKTKKIIPPYMLPQTRMVIGTNFQKNIGLDKQNFNAILGYNWSPSQFKKNSLELINVQFIRNLNPGRFYNVYQSTYSRLDKIADDYQDNPALSAFFETSDSDSDPKLIIPTGTSGFIDQVLNQGLIPTTSSDYKEVSSIDEREKRLTENNLIFATSFSYSKDSRNGVNDNDFHQFKIKVESAGNLLSLLSGVTEFKKNENGHKEIFGVPFSQYIKTDFDYIKHWSFPSQNVLAFRGFLGIAVPYGNSNSIPFAKSYFAGGSNDNRAWNAYSLGPGSTQSLNDFNEANLKIAANLEFRFPIAGSIKGALFADAGNIWNVFDNEENEDAIFKDFNSLEEIALGTGFGLRYDFTFFVLRLDTGFKTYNPELEASKRWFNEYNFSNATINIGVNYPF; from the coding sequence ATGAAAATGCGCTTACGTAACACAAAACATTTTGCTAAAATAAGTTTATTATTGCTAGTTATAGCAATAACATCTTGTAATGCGCTAAAAAAAGTAGAAGATGACGAGCTTTTATTAACAAAAAACACCATTACTGCTGATGGTAAAAAAATAAAAAGCGAAGAAGCATTTAGCTTAATTTCTCAAAAACCAAATAGTAATTTATTAGGTTATCCATTACGTTTAAACTTATACAACCTGGCTAAAGATAACCCAGACTCTTTGTACCAAGTTTGGTTGCATAAAAAACCCAAACGCGTAGAACGTTTAAATAAATTTTTATCTAAAAAACAGGTAGATGGCCTAGGAGAATCTTTTATGGTAAAAGGTGCCAGTCAATGGCTAAAAAACATAGGAGAATCTCCTGCAATTATAGACACATCTAAATCTGCAAAATCTGCAAAACTTTTAAAGTCTTATTATGATAGTAAAGGGTATTTTGACACTAAATCATCATACCAAATAGACTCTATTAATAAAAAACAGCGTGCACATATTAATTACAAGTTACAACTTGGAGACCCATATATTATAGATAGCATAACTAAAACCATCAGTTCTAAAACATTAGACTCCATCTACAATTTAAATGTAGAAAACTCTTTTTTAAAAGAAAACGAACAATACAACGCCTCTAACTTATATAAAGAAAGAGAGCGTTTAACTAACTTGTTTAGAAATACAGGAATATTTAATTTTCAAGAAAACTCTATTATTTATGACATTCCTAGTGACAGTACACTAAAACCAATCTCTAAAAAAATGGAGGTTGAGCTACGTATTAGCAACCTTAAGCAAAGAGGAGAAAACAAACTAACAGAATATAAAATTTACAAGTTTGACACTATAAATATTTATACAGATTATTTTTTTGGAGATGATATTTCTAAAATGAAATCTATTAAATATGACAACTATACACTTTTTTACAAAGACAAGTTAAAGTATAAACCTAAAGCTATAACTAATGCCATTTTTATAAAAAAAGATAGTATTTACAGAGAAATAAATAAGTCTAGAACGTACAAACAAATAAGTAATTTAAATACGTTTAAATACCCTAACATTACTTTTGACACTTTAACAAGTAAGCTTAATACAAATATTTATTTATCACCTTTAAAAAAATACACTCTAGAAACTAACGTAGAAGGTACACACTCTAACATACAAAGACTTGGCGCTGCTCTTAGCACATCTTTAAATATTAAAAATGTTTTTGGTGGCGCAGAAACACTTAGTATATCCGCTCGTGGTTCTGTTGGTGTTTTAAGTGAAGTTAACAATCCTAATGAGAACTCTGTCTCCGAAATTGGGGCAGATGTTAATTTAACTGTACCTAGAATATGGATGCCTTTTAAAACTAAAAAAATTATACCTCCTTATATGTTACCACAAACAAGAATGGTAATTGGTACAAATTTTCAGAAAAACATAGGTTTAGATAAGCAAAATTTTAATGCTATTTTAGGATACAACTGGTCTCCTTCTCAATTTAAAAAAAATTCTTTAGAATTAATAAATGTACAGTTTATTAGAAATTTAAACCCTGGTAGGTTTTACAATGTATACCAAAGTACATACAGCAGACTAGATAAAATTGCAGATGATTACCAAGACAACCCTGCCTTAAGTGCGTTTTTTGAAACATCTGATAGCGATTCTGACCCAAAACTAATAATTCCTACCGGTACAAGTGGCTTTATAGACCAGGTTTTAAACCAAGGTTTAATACCTACAACATCTAGTGATTATAAAGAGGTTAGTAGTATAGATGAAAGAGAAAAAAGACTAACAGAAAACAACCTAATTTTTGCTACAAGTTTTTCTTATTCTAAAGACAGCAGAAATGGTGTTAACGACAATGATTTTCATCAATTTAAAATAAAGGTAGAAAGTGCTGGTAACTTATTATCTCTATTATCTGGCGTTACAGAATTTAAGAAAAATGAAAATGGACATAAAGAGATTTTTGGAGTTCCTTTTTCTCAGTATATAAAAACAGATTTTGACTATATTAAGCACTGGAGTTTTCCGTCTCAAAACGTTTTAGCCTTTAGAGGTTTTCTAGGGATAGCAGTACCTTATGGCAACTCTAACAGTATACCTTTTGCAAAAAGTTACTTTGCTGGCGGCTCTAATGACAACCGTGCCTGGAACGCCTATTCTTTAGGACCAGGAAGCACACAATCTTTAAATGATTTTAATGAAGCCAACCTAAAAATTGCAGCAAATTTAGAATTTAGATTCCCTATTGCAGGTAGTATAAAAGGCGCTTTATTTGCAGATGCAGGTAATATTTGGAACGTATTTGATAACGAAGAAAATGAAGATGCAATCTTTAAAGATTTCAATTCTTTAGAAGAAATAGCATTAGGTACAGGCTTTGGTTTAAGGTATGATTTTACATTCTTTGTACTACGTTTAGATACTGGTTTTAAAACATATAATCCAGAGTTAGAAGCATCAAAAAGATGGTTTAATGAATATAATTTTAGTAATGCCACAATAAACATTGGTGTTAATTATCCTTTTTAA
- the accD gene encoding acetyl-CoA carboxylase, carboxyltransferase subunit beta — MSAWFKRKEKGIQTATEEKKDTPKGLWYKSPTGKIVESEVLAKNFYVSPEDDYHVRIGSKEYFEILFDDNKFKELDEKLSSKDPLKFEDTKKYVDRLKAAEKKTGLQDAVRTAIGKSNGSDIVIACMDFSFIGGSMGSVVGEKIARAIDFAIKKKVPFMMISKSGGARMMEAALSLMQLAKTSVKLAQLAEANLPYISLCTDPTTGGTTASYAMLGDINISEPGALIGFAGPRIVKDTTGKDLPEGFQSAEFLKEHGFLDFITHRRDLKQKINLYLDLIQNNPVRKQKPISA; from the coding sequence ATGTCGGCTTGGTTTAAAAGAAAAGAAAAAGGAATACAAACAGCTACAGAAGAGAAAAAAGACACTCCTAAAGGATTGTGGTATAAATCTCCAACAGGTAAAATTGTTGAATCTGAAGTTTTAGCAAAGAATTTTTACGTTAGTCCAGAAGATGACTACCACGTAAGAATAGGAAGTAAGGAATATTTTGAAATACTTTTTGATGATAATAAGTTTAAAGAATTAGACGAAAAACTATCATCTAAAGACCCTTTAAAGTTTGAAGATACTAAGAAGTATGTAGATCGCTTAAAAGCAGCCGAGAAAAAAACAGGGCTACAAGACGCTGTTAGAACTGCAATAGGTAAATCTAATGGTAGTGATATTGTTATTGCTTGTATGGATTTTAGCTTTATTGGTGGCTCTATGGGAAGCGTTGTTGGTGAAAAAATAGCAAGAGCTATAGATTTTGCTATAAAAAAGAAGGTTCCTTTTATGATGATTTCAAAATCTGGAGGAGCACGTATGATGGAGGCTGCATTGTCTCTTATGCAACTTGCAAAAACATCTGTTAAGTTAGCGCAATTAGCAGAGGCTAATTTGCCATACATTTCTTTATGTACAGACCCAACAACTGGTGGTACTACAGCATCTTATGCAATGTTAGGTGATATTAATATATCTGAGCCTGGAGCCTTAATTGGTTTTGCAGGTCCTAGAATTGTAAAAGATACTACAGGTAAAGACCTTCCAGAAGGTTTTCAGTCTGCAGAATTTTTAAAAGAGCACGGATTTTTAGATTTTATTACACATAGAAGAGATTTAAAACAAAAAATAAATCTTTATCTAGATTTGATACAAAACAACCCTGTTCGTAAACAAAAACCTATTTCTGCTTAA